One segment of Oscillospiraceae bacterium MB08-C2-2 DNA contains the following:
- a CDS encoding DUF177 domain-containing protein, translating to MKINVRPLLKGETRQLEFSHKLDLADIRLWGEYPFHQPAEITGCVREDIQGITLEYELNAVLEARCGRCLAPVSVPVRYHFSHPVFHEPREDALFCDSSGMLDTQELFESDLLPELPSNVLCREDCPGLCPTCGANLTEGACGCSTSRPDPRFDVLRKLIENDSI from the coding sequence ATGAAAATCAATGTAAGGCCTCTTCTTAAAGGGGAGACCCGGCAGCTGGAGTTTTCTCATAAGTTGGATTTGGCGGATATACGCCTGTGGGGAGAGTATCCCTTTCACCAGCCTGCGGAAATTACCGGATGTGTGCGGGAGGATATTCAGGGTATCACCCTTGAATATGAACTGAATGCTGTACTCGAAGCCCGCTGCGGGCGGTGCCTTGCTCCGGTGAGTGTGCCTGTTCGTTATCATTTTTCTCATCCTGTGTTTCATGAGCCCCGGGAGGATGCACTTTTCTGTGATTCCAGCGGTATGCTGGATACCCAAGAATTGTTTGAATCCGACCTGCTGCCTGAGCTGCCCTCCAATGTTCTGTGCCGGGAGGATTGCCCCGGACTGTGCCCCACTTGTGGAGCCAATTTGACCGAAGGAGCCTGTGGCTGCTCTACCAGCCGCCCTGACCCCCGGTTTGATGTATTAAGGAAGCTTATCGAAAATGACAGCATCTAA
- the rpmF gene encoding 50S ribosomal protein L32, protein MAVPKRKVSQARRDKRRSNVWKISAPAFSKCTQCGELKVPHRVCGTCGYYKGKQVIEMEA, encoded by the coding sequence ATGGCAGTACCAAAGAGAAAGGTATCTCAAGCCCGCCGTGATAAAAGAAGATCCAATGTATGGAAGATCAGTGCGCCCGCTTTTTCTAAATGCACCCAGTGTGGTGAGCTCAAAGTACCGCATCGTGTTTGCGGAACCTGTGGCTACTACAAAGGCAAGCAAGTTATTGAGATGGAAGCATAA
- a CDS encoding ATP-binding protein, translated as MQHIIGYMRRAIQDYKMILPGDKVAVGLSGGKDSVALLAGLERLKRHVGMDFELVAITLDPCFGGVNTDYSPIEAFCENLGIEYILKRTDIGHIVFDIRNEPNPCSLCARMRRGLLHDTMKEAGCNKLALGHHYDDAVETFVMNLFHEARIGCFSPVTYMSRKDITVIRPLVLAPEREIRRAVANAQFPVVKSRCLVDGATSREDTKNWLVSMEKDMPGITKRLFGAMKRSGIDGW; from the coding sequence ATGCAGCATATTATTGGATACATGCGCCGGGCCATACAGGATTATAAAATGATTTTGCCGGGGGATAAGGTAGCGGTAGGGCTCAGCGGCGGCAAGGATTCGGTGGCCCTGTTGGCCGGGCTGGAACGGCTCAAGCGCCATGTGGGGATGGATTTCGAGCTGGTTGCCATCACCCTTGACCCCTGCTTTGGCGGGGTGAATACCGATTACAGCCCCATTGAAGCCTTTTGCGAAAATCTGGGGATTGAATATATTTTAAAACGCACCGATATTGGGCACATTGTTTTTGATATACGCAACGAGCCCAATCCATGCAGCCTTTGCGCCCGTATGCGCCGTGGGCTTTTGCACGATACCATGAAGGAGGCAGGCTGCAACAAGCTGGCCTTGGGGCATCATTATGACGATGCCGTGGAAACCTTTGTCATGAACCTGTTCCATGAGGCGCGCATCGGCTGTTTTTCGCCAGTAACTTATATGTCCCGCAAGGATATCACCGTAATACGTCCGCTGGTTTTGGCTCCTGAGCGGGAGATTCGCCGGGCCGTTGCCAATGCGCAGTTCCCGGTGGTCAAAAGCCGCTGTCTGGTGGATGGCGCCACCAGCCGGGAGGATACCAAAAACTGGCTGGTTTCCATGGAAAAGGACATGCCGGGCATCACCAAGCGCCTGTTTGGAGCTATGAAGCGCAGCGGTATAGACGGCTGGTAA
- a CDS encoding heavy-metal-associated domain-containing protein has protein sequence MRKVYIEGMGCQHCVDAVTAALSGLGLSDIQVNLESGFASFAGSAEDSAIQAAIEDAGYDAVSFG, from the coding sequence ATGCGTAAGGTTTACATTGAAGGCATGGGCTGCCAGCACTGTGTGGATGCCGTTACCGCTGCTTTATCCGGTCTGGGCCTTTCGGATATTCAGGTGAATTTGGAGAGCGGCTTTGCTTCCTTTGCAGGCTCTGCTGAGGATAGCGCCATTCAGGCTGCTATTGAGGATGCCGGCTACGATGCGGTTTCCTTTGGCTAA
- a CDS encoding glucose-6-phosphate isomerase, with protein MALTLDTRYVEDFIAPHELLGMQPLVEAAHQVLHSGSGLGSDYLGWLNLPVDYDKKEFVRIKEAAARIQKQSQVLVVIGIGGSYLGARAAIEFLRSNNYNLLDKETPNIYFAGNSISPTYLNEIIELCKGKDISVNVISKSGTTTEPALAFRVFRELLEKRYGKEGAKSRIYCTTDKARGTMKELADREGYETFVIPDDVGGRYSVLTPVGLLPIAVAGCDIEALMEGAAKARRDYSEINLEQNDCYRYAAIRNILYSKGKAVEVLAAYEPCMTLMNEWYKQLFGESEGKDHKGLFPASVVFSTDLHSMGQFMQDGSRCMFETVINIQRPVADLFIREDPDNFDGLNFLSGQDMSVVNRKAFEGTLLAHVEGGVPNVVIHVPCISEGELGYLIYFFEKACAISGYLMGINPFDQPGVEGYKTNMFALLGKPGYEEAKARLEARLG; from the coding sequence ATGGCACTGACCTTGGATACACGCTATGTGGAGGATTTTATCGCCCCGCACGAGCTTTTGGGCATGCAGCCTCTTGTGGAGGCCGCCCATCAGGTGCTTCATTCGGGAAGCGGTTTGGGCAGCGATTATTTGGGCTGGCTCAACCTGCCTGTGGATTATGATAAGAAGGAGTTTGTCCGCATTAAGGAGGCGGCTGCACGCATTCAGAAGCAAAGCCAGGTGCTGGTGGTCATCGGCATTGGGGGCAGCTATCTGGGAGCTCGGGCGGCCATTGAGTTCCTCCGCTCCAACAACTATAACCTTCTTGATAAAGAAACGCCCAACATTTATTTTGCGGGCAACAGCATCAGCCCCACCTATCTCAATGAGATTATCGAGCTATGCAAGGGCAAGGATATTTCAGTCAACGTGATTTCCAAATCTGGCACCACCACCGAGCCTGCGCTGGCCTTCCGGGTGTTCCGGGAGCTGCTGGAAAAGCGTTACGGCAAGGAAGGCGCCAAAAGCCGCATTTACTGCACCACCGATAAGGCCCGGGGCACCATGAAGGAGCTGGCCGACCGTGAAGGCTATGAAACCTTTGTTATCCCCGATGATGTGGGCGGACGCTATTCGGTGTTGACTCCGGTGGGGCTGCTGCCCATCGCCGTTGCGGGCTGTGACATTGAAGCGCTGATGGAGGGTGCAGCCAAGGCCCGCCGTGATTACAGCGAAATCAATCTGGAGCAAAACGATTGCTACCGCTATGCGGCTATTCGAAACATTCTTTACAGCAAGGGCAAGGCTGTAGAGGTGCTGGCGGCCTACGAGCCCTGCATGACCCTGATGAACGAATGGTACAAGCAGCTCTTTGGCGAAAGCGAGGGCAAAGACCATAAAGGATTGTTCCCGGCCTCGGTGGTGTTCTCCACCGATCTGCATTCCATGGGGCAGTTTATGCAGGATGGTTCCCGCTGTATGTTTGAAACAGTAATCAACATCCAGCGCCCGGTGGCCGATCTCTTTATCCGGGAGGACCCTGATAACTTTGATGGGCTGAACTTCCTATCCGGCCAGGATATGTCGGTGGTCAACCGCAAGGCCTTTGAAGGAACGCTTCTCGCCCATGTGGAGGGCGGTGTGCCCAACGTAGTTATCCATGTACCCTGCATCAGTGAAGGGGAGTTGGGCTATCTCATTTATTTCTTTGAGAAGGCCTGTGCCATCAGTGGTTATCTGATGGGGATCAACCCCTTTGATCAGCCGGGAGTAGAAGGCTACAAAACCAACATGTTTGCCCTTTTGGGCAAACCCGGTTACGAAGAGGCAAAGGCTCGGCTGGAGGCTCGCTTGGGCTGA
- a CDS encoding DUF512 domain-containing protein → MSVRICGAQEGSIAQRHGLGDGFILHTINGHSIRDVLDYRFYMVERHLVIELSDPAGQPVTVKIRKGEYDDLGLEFTTYLMDKQHTCANDCMFCFVNQMPQGMRDSLYIKDDDSRMSFLFGSYVTLTNLKEEDIRRIIKMRISPINISVHTTDPVLRVKMMKNRFAGEVLRFIPMLTEAGIKVNAQLVLCPGVNDGPQLERSLCDLCKLAPNLQSLAVVPVGLTSFREKLPQLRLFTPQEAQQVVSQIQAVGDEMQALHGVRIAYAADEFYLKAGLPIPDSTFYGDFEQLENGVGLVSMLTHEFEMALEGEGETISPRRITLATGTAAGGLLDRLVKKAQSAFPGLEAEVVPIRNDYFGPTITVAGLVTGTDLCAQLAGRPLGDELLLPMAMLRHEKDRFLDDYTVPQVEKALGCTIRLVENDGFDLLDALLGR, encoded by the coding sequence ATGTCAGTCAGGATCTGCGGGGCGCAGGAGGGCTCCATTGCCCAGCGTCACGGTCTTGGGGATGGCTTTATCCTGCATACCATCAACGGGCACTCCATCCGGGATGTATTGGATTACCGCTTTTATATGGTGGAGCGCCACCTTGTTATCGAGCTGAGCGATCCTGCGGGCCAGCCGGTTACCGTGAAAATCCGCAAGGGTGAATACGATGATCTGGGGCTGGAATTCACCACCTATTTGATGGACAAGCAGCATACCTGCGCCAATGACTGCATGTTCTGTTTTGTCAATCAAATGCCGCAGGGTATGCGGGATTCCCTTTATATCAAGGATGATGATAGCCGCATGTCCTTCCTCTTTGGCAGCTATGTCACTCTGACAAACCTGAAGGAAGAGGATATCCGGCGCATCATTAAAATGCGCATCAGCCCCATCAACATTTCGGTGCACACCACCGACCCGGTTCTGCGGGTGAAGATGATGAAAAACCGCTTTGCCGGTGAGGTTCTGCGGTTTATTCCCATGCTTACTGAGGCGGGCATCAAGGTCAACGCCCAGCTGGTGCTTTGCCCCGGCGTCAACGATGGGCCTCAGCTTGAAAGAAGCCTCTGTGATCTCTGCAAGCTGGCTCCCAATCTACAAAGTTTGGCGGTGGTGCCGGTGGGGCTGACCAGCTTCCGGGAAAAGCTGCCCCAGCTGCGGCTGTTCACCCCGCAGGAAGCCCAGCAGGTTGTGAGCCAGATTCAGGCGGTTGGGGATGAAATGCAGGCGCTCCATGGAGTGCGCATTGCTTATGCCGCCGATGAATTTTACCTCAAGGCCGGTCTGCCCATTCCGGATTCCACCTTTTACGGCGATTTTGAACAGCTGGAAAATGGTGTGGGTCTTGTTTCCATGCTGACCCATGAGTTTGAGATGGCATTGGAGGGGGAAGGGGAAACCATTTCTCCCCGCCGGATTACACTGGCCACGGGAACAGCGGCAGGCGGTCTGCTGGATAGATTGGTGAAAAAGGCCCAGTCTGCTTTCCCGGGGCTGGAGGCAGAGGTGGTGCCGATCCGCAATGATTATTTTGGCCCCACCATTACCGTTGCGGGGCTGGTTACCGGTACGGATCTTTGTGCACAGCTGGCAGGGCGGCCACTGGGGGATGAACTCCTGCTGCCCATGGCGATGCTGCGCCATGAAAAGGATCGCTTTCTGGATGATTACACGGTCCCACAGGTGGAAAAAGCACTGGGCTGTACCATTCGCCTGGTAGAGAACGATGGCTTTGACCTGTTGGATGCTCTGCTTGGCCGCTGA
- a CDS encoding polysaccharide deacetylase family protein, producing MKHLRFLALLLVVLVAVTGCGKRDGQVSSLPEVVSSVPPVASMPAEESRNLPSDVEDFTSDLEEDTSKVVDKAESLGEDLIGDGSDISDVKSTTTMSGDFAKFAAFNAEKKEWGSGGPTDDKLRPDGCTLYQKRYGDYSAYFIYPEEQRIYLTFDEGYENGYTPQILDTLLDHQVKAVFFITYDFAKTQPELVKRMINEGHTIGNHSTKHLSFPTMPIDEAAADLQNLHDYVLKNFGYNMTLFRFPMGEFSEQTLALAQSMGYKSIFWSFAYADYNINNQPDPQASLKKIVDKAHPGAIYLLHAVSKTNADILDEAIASLKLKGYTFSLLDA from the coding sequence ATGAAACATCTGCGTTTCCTTGCTCTTTTACTGGTTGTTCTGGTTGCGGTTACAGGCTGCGGTAAGCGGGATGGACAAGTTTCCAGCCTGCCGGAAGTCGTATCCAGTGTTCCGCCCGTTGCCAGCATGCCTGCGGAAGAAAGCCGTAATTTGCCTTCGGATGTAGAAGATTTTACCTCTGATCTGGAGGAAGATACCTCAAAAGTAGTTGATAAGGCCGAATCTCTCGGCGAAGACCTGATCGGTGATGGATCGGATATTTCCGATGTTAAAAGCACAACAACAATGAGCGGCGATTTTGCGAAATTCGCCGCTTTTAATGCTGAAAAGAAGGAGTGGGGCTCAGGCGGCCCCACCGATGATAAACTGCGGCCGGATGGCTGCACCCTTTACCAAAAGCGTTATGGGGATTACAGCGCCTACTTTATTTACCCCGAAGAGCAGCGCATTTATCTGACCTTTGATGAAGGCTATGAAAACGGCTATACCCCTCAGATTCTGGATACATTGCTGGATCATCAGGTAAAGGCCGTGTTTTTTATCACATATGATTTTGCCAAGACACAGCCCGAGCTGGTGAAGCGCATGATCAACGAGGGACATACCATCGGAAACCACAGCACCAAGCATCTTTCCTTCCCCACCATGCCCATAGACGAGGCTGCTGCGGATTTGCAGAACCTGCACGACTATGTGCTCAAAAATTTTGGCTACAACATGACCCTTTTCCGCTTCCCTATGGGGGAGTTCAGCGAGCAGACCTTGGCACTGGCCCAATCCATGGGTTATAAATCCATCTTCTGGAGCTTTGCTTACGCCGATTACAACATCAACAACCAGCCCGATCCTCAGGCCTCCCTAAAAAAGATCGTGGATAAGGCTCACCCGGGTGCCATTTATCTTCTCCATGCGGTTTCTAAAACCAACGCCGATATTTTGGATGAGGCCATCGCTTCCCTGAAGCTTAAGGGCTATACCTTCTCCCTGCTGGATGCCTAA
- the der gene encoding ribosome biogenesis GTPase Der: MEKPVVAIVGRPNVGKSTLFNKLVGQRLSIVEDTPGVTRDRIYAPCNWRNKDIMLVDTGGIEPYSDDSMLEQMRRQAQVAIDSAQVIVMVTDLRSGVTATDADVASILLKSGKPIVLCVNKADSVGEPPMEYYEFYNLGLGDPVAVSAAHGHGTGDLLDAVFEHIDFEHMPEEEPMVIKVAVIGKPNVGKSSLINKVAGEERAIVSDMAGTTRDATDTVIENEFGKYIFIDTAGIRRQSKVDEAIERYSVLRAYMAVDRAHVAVIMIDAEVGFTDQDSKIAGYAHEQGKACIVAVNKWDAVAKETNTMRDYQRDLEDNFSFMSYVPIVFISAKTGQRLDKLFETINHVDAQNAMRISTGTLNDLLAYSTARVQPPSDKGKRLKIFYMTQASTRPPTFVCFVNRAELFHFSYQRYLENQIRESFGLTGTPVRLIVRERGE, encoded by the coding sequence ATGGAAAAACCTGTTGTAGCCATTGTGGGCCGCCCCAATGTGGGCAAATCCACGCTTTTCAACAAGCTGGTGGGCCAGCGGCTCTCCATTGTTGAGGATACGCCCGGCGTGACCCGGGATCGGATTTACGCGCCCTGTAACTGGCGGAACAAGGATATTATGCTGGTGGATACCGGCGGTATTGAGCCCTATTCCGATGATTCTATGCTGGAGCAGATGCGCCGTCAGGCCCAAGTGGCCATTGACAGTGCGCAGGTGATTGTGATGGTTACCGATCTGCGGTCTGGGGTAACGGCCACCGATGCAGATGTGGCCTCCATTCTGCTCAAAAGCGGCAAGCCCATTGTGCTGTGCGTCAACAAGGCGGATAGTGTTGGCGAGCCGCCCATGGAATACTATGAATTTTACAATCTGGGCCTTGGCGATCCGGTGGCGGTTTCCGCTGCTCATGGCCATGGCACCGGCGATCTGCTGGATGCTGTCTTTGAGCACATTGATTTTGAGCACATGCCTGAGGAAGAGCCCATGGTCATCAAGGTGGCGGTGATTGGCAAGCCCAATGTGGGCAAATCCAGCCTGATTAACAAGGTGGCTGGTGAGGAACGGGCCATTGTTTCGGATATGGCAGGAACCACCCGGGATGCCACCGATACGGTAATAGAAAACGAATTTGGCAAATATATATTTATTGATACAGCCGGTATTCGCCGACAATCCAAGGTGGATGAGGCCATTGAGCGCTACAGCGTGCTCAGAGCCTATATGGCGGTGGATCGTGCCCATGTAGCAGTCATTATGATTGATGCCGAGGTGGGCTTTACCGATCAGGATTCCAAAATAGCCGGGTATGCCCACGAGCAGGGGAAAGCCTGTATTGTAGCAGTCAACAAATGGGATGCCGTTGCCAAGGAAACCAACACCATGCGGGATTACCAGCGGGATTTGGAGGATAACTTCTCCTTTATGTCCTATGTGCCCATTGTGTTTATTTCTGCCAAAACCGGCCAGCGTCTGGATAAGCTTTTCGAGACGATCAACCACGTGGATGCCCAGAATGCCATGCGTATTTCCACCGGTACCCTCAACGATCTGCTGGCTTATTCCACCGCCCGGGTGCAGCCGCCCTCCGATAAAGGCAAACGGCTCAAAATTTTCTATATGACACAGGCCTCCACCCGCCCGCCGACATTTGTTTGCTTTGTCAACCGGGCCGAGCTGTTTCATTTTTCCTACCAGCGGTATTTGGAAAACCAGATCCGTGAATCCTTTGGTCTCACAGGTACCCCGGTGCGTCTGATTGTGCGGGAGCGGGGCGAATAA
- a CDS encoding ABC transporter ATP-binding protein — MSALIEMKELCKIYNTGENEVRALDGISLTVEHGEFVSIIGQSGSGKSTLMNVMGCLDSPTGGQYYLDGRDVSALTDDILSSIRNQQIGFIFQGFNLIPSLSAVENVELPLLYRGYGREQRRILATEALCHVGLEKRMLHQPAQMSGGQQQRVAIARAIAARPPVILADEPTGNLDSQSGAEVLAILQTLWQEGKTIILITHDPEMAQVTNRIIRIQDGKITQDCLNRSRIA, encoded by the coding sequence ATGAGTGCGCTGATTGAAATGAAAGAGCTTTGCAAGATATACAACACGGGTGAAAATGAGGTTCGGGCGCTGGATGGAATCTCCCTGACCGTGGAGCATGGGGAGTTTGTCTCCATCATCGGCCAGTCCGGTTCCGGGAAATCAACTTTGATGAATGTGATGGGCTGTTTGGATTCCCCCACCGGAGGCCAGTATTATCTGGATGGGCGGGATGTCTCAGCCCTGACCGATGATATTCTTTCCTCCATACGCAACCAGCAGATCGGCTTTATTTTTCAAGGCTTTAACCTGATTCCCAGCCTCAGCGCTGTGGAAAATGTGGAGCTGCCGCTTCTTTACAGGGGTTATGGCCGGGAACAGCGGCGCATCCTTGCTACAGAGGCCCTTTGCCATGTGGGGCTGGAGAAAAGGATGCTCCATCAGCCTGCTCAGATGTCCGGCGGGCAGCAGCAGAGGGTTGCCATTGCCAGAGCCATTGCCGCTCGTCCCCCTGTGATTCTGGCGGATGAACCCACCGGTAATTTGGATTCTCAGTCCGGTGCGGAGGTGCTGGCTATTTTGCAAACTCTGTGGCAGGAGGGGAAGACCATCATTCTCATTACCCATGACCCGGAAATGGCGCAGGTAACCAATCGCATCATTCGCATTCAGGATGGGAAGATTACGCAGGATTGCTTGAACCGCTCCCGCATCGCTTGA
- the eno gene encoding phosphopyruvate hydratase, with the protein MRNRQNIVCVKGREIIDSRGNPTVEAVVTLEDGSVGSAGVPSGASTGIFEAHELRDKKSKRFMGKGVMTAAGNVSGDIAEALVGMDAKDISALDRAMLKLDGTDNKSSLGANAILAVSLAASKAAANSLHIPLYRFIGGINGVTLPVPMMNILNGGAHASNNVDIQEFMIMPVGAPSFKEALRYCVEVFHTLGGLLKAKGLATAVGDEGGFAPNLGDDEEAIKYILDAVDKAGYRVGDDFKIAIDAASSEWAKDGQYVLPKKGTQYSPDELIGFWENLCNKYPIVSIEDGVAEEDWDAWVDITKRLGHQVQLVGDDLFVTNAKRLQKGISLGAANSILVKVNQIGSLSETLDAISTAQRRGYTSVISHRSGETEDTTIADLAVAVNAGQIKTGAPSRSDRVAKYNRLLAIEEELGASAVYLGNSAFNFR; encoded by the coding sequence ATGAGAAACAGACAAAACATCGTATGTGTAAAAGGCCGTGAGATTATCGATAGCCGGGGGAATCCCACTGTTGAAGCGGTTGTAACTCTGGAAGATGGTTCGGTAGGCTCTGCGGGTGTACCCTCCGGTGCTTCCACCGGTATTTTTGAGGCCCATGAGCTGCGGGATAAAAAATCCAAGCGCTTTATGGGTAAAGGCGTTATGACCGCCGCAGGCAACGTTTCCGGTGATATTGCCGAAGCGCTGGTGGGCATGGATGCAAAGGATATCAGCGCACTGGATCGTGCTATGCTTAAGCTGGATGGCACCGATAATAAATCCAGTTTGGGTGCCAACGCCATTCTGGCCGTATCTCTGGCGGCTTCCAAGGCGGCTGCCAATTCTCTGCACATTCCTCTTTACCGCTTTATCGGCGGCATCAACGGTGTAACCCTGCCGGTTCCGATGATGAACATCCTTAACGGCGGTGCCCATGCCTCCAACAACGTGGATATTCAGGAATTCATGATCATGCCTGTGGGCGCTCCCAGCTTTAAAGAAGCCCTGCGCTATTGCGTGGAGGTGTTCCACACTTTGGGCGGCCTGCTCAAAGCAAAGGGACTTGCCACCGCTGTTGGTGATGAGGGCGGCTTTGCCCCCAATCTGGGCGACGATGAAGAAGCCATTAAATACATTCTGGACGCTGTGGATAAGGCCGGCTACCGGGTAGGCGATGATTTCAAAATTGCCATCGATGCCGCTTCCAGTGAATGGGCCAAGGACGGCCAGTATGTTCTGCCTAAGAAGGGGACCCAATACAGCCCCGATGAGCTGATCGGCTTCTGGGAAAACCTGTGCAACAAATACCCCATCGTTTCCATTGAAGACGGCGTAGCCGAAGAAGACTGGGATGCATGGGTGGATATCACCAAGCGCCTTGGCCATCAGGTGCAGCTGGTTGGTGACGATCTGTTTGTTACCAACGCCAAGCGCCTCCAGAAGGGCATCTCTCTGGGTGCGGCCAACTCCATTCTGGTTAAGGTTAACCAGATCGGCAGCCTTTCCGAGACTTTGGATGCCATTTCCACTGCGCAGCGCAGAGGTTATACCTCCGTTATTTCCCACCGCTCCGGTGAGACGGAGGATACCACCATCGCTGATTTGGCTGTGGCTGTCAACGCCGGCCAGATCAAGACCGGTGCTCCTTCCCGCTCCGACCGTGTTGCCAAATACAACCGCCTGCTTGCCATTGAAGAAGAGCTGGGCGCCAGTGCCGTGTATCTGGGCAACTCTGCCTTCAATTTCCGGTAA
- the plsY gene encoding glycerol-3-phosphate 1-O-acyltransferase PlsY: MFSTVNLVPMALCALISYLLGSLNFAIIVGHIYAKEDIRNYGSGNAGMTNILRTYGKKPAFFTGAGDLLKGILALAISRIIFQMSGVVFMDSGYFSGLFVLLGHLYPLYFRFKGGKGVMTSLGIMLLVNPLVFLIVVVIFVPIVFITRIVSLASILGAIGFPIITFVVQTALGRPALYETLCALVFGIILLAKHHENIGRLLKGTENRFGKPGKK, from the coding sequence ATGTTCAGTACAGTCAATCTGGTTCCTATGGCGCTGTGCGCCCTGATTTCCTACCTGTTGGGAAGCCTTAACTTTGCCATTATTGTGGGGCATATTTATGCCAAAGAGGATATCCGCAACTACGGCAGCGGCAATGCGGGGATGACGAACATCCTCCGGACATACGGCAAAAAGCCCGCCTTCTTTACCGGTGCGGGGGATTTGCTCAAAGGCATCCTAGCGCTTGCCATTAGCCGGATTATCTTCCAGATGTCTGGGGTAGTCTTCATGGATTCGGGCTATTTTTCCGGCCTGTTTGTGCTCTTGGGGCACCTGTATCCTCTCTATTTCCGCTTCAAAGGCGGCAAAGGCGTTATGACCTCGCTGGGGATTATGCTGCTGGTTAACCCGCTGGTTTTTCTGATTGTGGTTGTCATCTTCGTTCCCATTGTGTTTATCACCCGGATTGTTTCATTGGCTTCTATTTTAGGGGCCATCGGCTTTCCGATTATTACCTTTGTTGTTCAGACTGCACTGGGGCGTCCGGCTTTGTATGAAACCCTCTGTGCCTTGGTTTTCGGCATTATCCTTCTAGCCAAGCACCATGAGAACATTGGCCGGCTGCTTAAGGGCACCGAAAACCGCTTCGGCAAGCCGGGGAAAAAGTAG